The Episyrphus balteatus chromosome 3, idEpiBalt1.1, whole genome shotgun sequence genome segment TAGTATTTCTTTACAATGGAAGCCATACAGTCTTTATCTGATAAAACTCCATTTCGCATAATAAAGCTCATCTACTACATTGGAAAATTCTTGGGCTTGGTGACCTTTAAAATAACTTCCCAATATCGACTGGAATTTTCCTATTCAATTATGATAGTTGCAACTGTATTTAGAACATTTTCTCtcgtaatatattttttcacacTTTTAATGGGATTActtaaaattgacatttttgaagACAATTTCTACACAAAACTTGGTGattttataaaatcaatttcGGTTTGTATATTCACGGCTATCATTGTGACACTTCAAATTATACGGCGTCATAAATTTACTTGTATTGTCAATAAATCTATTGAAATATATTCTAAGATTTCACTCAAGACTGGAGATCAGAAAGTGTTTGGATATGAGttctatgtaatttttttgttgcgcTTAACAAACAGTGTATTTTCTTACGGAATTGAATTCTATAGACTTTCTAATGTGCCAAAATCCAGTTTCAAGACTGTTCTTATTCAATCGTTTTTTGGTTACAATATCTGGGGTGGATTTTTAATAATGGTTAACGTTTTATATTTGGGATTTCTAACATCATTGGGATTCTATCGAAACATGGGAAATTATATGGaactttttgctaaaaatatCAGCGAAGcagaagaacaaaaaatgtCCAAACATCGTTGCATGGAAGTGTTGTGTAAATTTTCAGATGAATTAGATAAATGCTCTGAAATTTATTCGGAAATTTACAAGATCACTAGGAGATTctacaaattatttcaattttgtgcGTTTTTTACTATCTGCCTTATGACAATGAGCCTTATTAGAAATGTTCATCATGCTCTCATTTACTATctaaaatatgaacaaattatTTGGTCTTCGTTGATTTTCTCAGTCCTacggtttttgg includes the following:
- the LOC129913697 gene encoding gustatory receptor for bitter taste 93a-like; the encoded protein is MVNVLYLGFLTSLGFYRNMGNYMELFAKNISEAEEQKMSKHRCMEVLCKFSDELDKCSEIYSEIYKITRRFYKLFQFCAFFTICLMTMSLIRNVHHALIYYLKYEQIIWSSLIFSVLRFLDFIIFPLVVDLMVEESRVPQNLQWDCMFPGVDKRWDKSVNQFLTQLRFEEIKLNVYGLFELNNNLCLLILSTAITYLTVLIQLSMIGSI